In Gemmatimonadota bacterium, a single window of DNA contains:
- a CDS encoding VOC family protein produces MLGTTIWRVVVVLAGVVLSPRVAAAQPVVLPTLHHVGLNSVDPERAIAWYLRLWPTATRTEVAGQPGVQAEMLLLFQRVGAPPAGAWRDDLRRPEAQSPFWHIGAFTNTSTLPARLEGTGVSPLPLWTSPTDTIGVWRSGLAPYAGTRTAMQLAAAPPAAPAEPPREGGFAYVVAPDGALFEFTGGAGTRDAFAHLHFFHEQPLCAANWYVMHLGMGLPPVRDSAGGEQPRPLYSPCEVSHGEAGWPSLERVGTIRQPSGGVRYANGSMAWYPRQCLGDRCGAPQPLIPSRGQVLDHVAFGVRDLQAMHDRLRRAGVRIIEPIHPFGDTRAFMIEDPDGLAIELVELP; encoded by the coding sequence ATGTTGGGCACCACCATCTGGCGCGTCGTCGTCGTGTTGGCGGGAGTGGTGCTGTCGCCGCGTGTGGCGGCGGCGCAGCCCGTCGTCCTCCCGACGTTGCACCACGTGGGGCTCAACTCGGTCGATCCGGAGCGGGCGATCGCCTGGTACTTGCGCCTGTGGCCGACGGCCACGCGAACCGAGGTGGCGGGACAGCCTGGGGTGCAGGCCGAGATGCTCCTGCTCTTCCAGCGGGTGGGGGCGCCGCCGGCGGGCGCGTGGCGCGACGACCTCCGTCGTCCCGAGGCGCAGTCACCGTTCTGGCACATCGGGGCGTTCACCAACACGTCGACCCTTCCCGCGCGACTGGAGGGGACCGGGGTCTCGCCGCTCCCGCTCTGGACATCGCCCACCGACACGATCGGCGTGTGGCGCTCGGGGCTTGCGCCGTACGCCGGGACGCGCACCGCGATGCAGCTGGCGGCAGCGCCGCCCGCCGCCCCGGCGGAACCGCCGCGCGAGGGGGGCTTCGCCTACGTTGTTGCGCCTGACGGAGCCCTGTTCGAGTTCACGGGCGGAGCCGGGACGCGCGACGCGTTCGCGCACCTCCACTTCTTCCATGAGCAGCCGCTGTGCGCGGCCAACTGGTACGTGATGCACCTGGGGATGGGCTTGCCGCCGGTGCGTGACAGCGCGGGAGGCGAGCAGCCGCGCCCCCTGTATTCCCCGTGCGAGGTCTCACACGGGGAGGCGGGGTGGCCGTCGCTCGAACGGGTGGGGACGATTCGCCAGCCCTCGGGTGGGGTGCGCTACGCGAACGGGAGCATGGCCTGGTATCCGCGCCAATGCCTCGGCGATCGCTGTGGCGCTCCGCAGCCCCTGATACCCTCGCGCGGGCAGGTGCTCGACCATGTCGCCTTCGGCGTTCGCGACCTGCAGGCGATGCACGACCGATTGCGCCGCGCGGGGGTGCGGATCATCGAGCCGATCCATCCGTTCGGGGACACGCGGGCGTTCATGATCGAGGACCCTGACGGCCTCGCCATCGAACTGGTGGAACTCCCCTAG
- a CDS encoding serine/threonine protein kinase, whose protein sequence is MAKTCPVCGGSYADSNAFCPTDGTTLLSDSASGDLVGSVIANRYLVSALLGEGGMGRVYLARHVRLPQQAAIKVMHAGMAKDQDAVARFNREAANAARIEHERVARVFDFGETAEGMVYLAMEYVPGRTLRSLLEDEKRLSPTRAAGIAYQVAEGLDAAHRIGIVHRDLKPDNILIVTDDQGVDRCKVVDFGIAKAADTTGTQLTRTGMIVGTPEFMSPEQVVGEPLDARSDVYALALVAFQMLAGVLPFTGATPERALMSRLMEDPQTLAAAAPDVNWPEAVQAVLTRALDREVATRTASALDFADALVAAVEGWLGAPVLRGRTPMSTAAVSATPPTGAVAIAEPPRPPVGAGTGASITAAANAATTAAPAVERAASVPAAAASRPSRLPLLIGGVALVAAAAWAAFGRGDGASPAQPAASPTASPEGVAPPVPAPPAAAREASAAPARDDAAAKGGGPAAPTTPNDIASGRPRADSVVPPTAAPPVLAGKGVPIGGAAAPASAAAAVAARRGVDSVRRVLEDDNSGEGEAKAAIPHLQRLLRDLGSASDSTWAYLALVSAYGLSGDPHRACAPLRSARRLATTDAQLRAVTNFFNSEALACVP, encoded by the coding sequence ATGGCCAAGACCTGTCCCGTGTGCGGCGGCAGTTACGCCGATAGCAACGCCTTCTGTCCCACGGATGGGACGACGCTCCTGTCCGATAGCGCCTCCGGTGACCTAGTCGGGAGCGTGATCGCCAATCGTTACCTCGTGAGCGCCCTGCTGGGCGAGGGGGGGATGGGGCGCGTGTACCTGGCGCGCCACGTGCGGCTCCCGCAGCAGGCGGCGATCAAGGTCATGCACGCGGGGATGGCGAAAGACCAGGACGCCGTGGCGCGCTTCAATCGCGAGGCGGCGAATGCGGCGCGCATCGAGCACGAGCGCGTCGCGCGCGTCTTCGACTTCGGTGAGACGGCCGAAGGAATGGTCTATCTGGCGATGGAGTACGTCCCGGGGCGTACCCTGCGCTCGTTGCTCGAGGACGAGAAGCGGCTCTCGCCGACGCGGGCGGCGGGGATCGCCTACCAGGTGGCCGAGGGGCTGGATGCGGCGCATCGCATCGGGATCGTGCATCGCGACCTCAAGCCCGACAACATCCTGATCGTCACGGACGACCAGGGAGTGGACCGGTGCAAGGTGGTGGACTTCGGGATCGCCAAGGCGGCCGACACCACGGGGACGCAGCTGACGCGCACGGGGATGATCGTCGGGACTCCCGAGTTCATGAGTCCCGAGCAGGTGGTGGGAGAGCCGCTGGATGCGCGCAGCGACGTGTACGCGCTGGCGCTCGTGGCGTTCCAGATGCTGGCGGGGGTGTTGCCGTTTACCGGGGCGACGCCGGAGCGCGCGTTGATGTCGCGTCTGATGGAAGATCCGCAGACGCTGGCCGCCGCCGCTCCCGACGTGAACTGGCCCGAGGCGGTACAGGCGGTGCTGACACGGGCGCTGGATCGCGAGGTGGCGACTCGCACGGCGTCGGCGCTCGACTTCGCGGATGCGTTGGTGGCTGCCGTCGAGGGGTGGCTGGGAGCGCCGGTGCTCCGCGGGCGCACGCCGATGAGCACGGCGGCGGTGTCGGCGACGCCACCGACGGGTGCGGTCGCGATCGCGGAGCCGCCGCGCCCGCCGGTCGGGGCGGGGACGGGCGCATCGATCACGGCGGCGGCCAACGCGGCGACCACGGCGGCGCCCGCCGTCGAGCGCGCTGCCAGCGTCCCGGCAGCTGCAGCGTCGCGTCCGTCCCGGCTGCCGCTGCTCATTGGAGGGGTCGCGCTGGTGGCGGCCGCTGCGTGGGCGGCGTTCGGCCGGGGCGATGGCGCATCGCCGGCGCAGCCGGCCGCGTCGCCGACCGCGTCGCCAGAGGGTGTGGCGCCGCCGGTTCCTGCGCCGCCCGCCGCGGCACGGGAGGCGAGTGCCGCACCGGCGCGCGACGATGCCGCCGCGAAGGGTGGGGGGCCGGCCGCTCCCACGACGCCTAACGACATCGCCAGTGGTAGGCCGCGCGCCGACAGTGTCGTGCCTCCCACGGCTGCGCCTCCGGTGCTCGCGGGCAAGGGGGTGCCCATCGGCGGTGCGGCTGCGCCGGCGAGCGCCGCCGCCGCCGTCGCGGCGCGTCGCGGGGTCGATAGCGTTCGGCGGGTGCTGGAGGACGACAACTCGGGCGAGGGCGAGGCGAAGGCCGCCATTCCGCATCTGCAGCGCTTGCTGCGCGACTTGGGGAGCGCCTCGGACAGCACGTGGGCGTACCTCGCCCTGGTGAGCGCCTATGGGCTCTCCGGCGATCCGCATCGCGCGTGTGCGCCGCTGCGCAGCGCGCGCCGCCTGGCCACGACCGATGCGCAACTCCGGGCGGTCACCAACTTCTTCAATAGCGAGGCGCTGGCCTGCGTCCCGTGA
- a CDS encoding GNAT family N-acetyltransferase, translating to MSILVTPATPDDVRAIAEVRTAAAAHLTTTFGGGHWSTRTSEAAVRDALRTPLVLVARIASLVVGTLRLQTRKPRTIDITYFTPVRRPLYVVDVAVHPDVQRQGIGRQLMAAAADAAARWPANGIRLDTYDDPAGAGGFYRACRYREVARVTYRDVPLLYYELLLPSPRGARPGAG from the coding sequence ATGTCGATCCTCGTGACGCCCGCCACCCCCGACGACGTGCGTGCCATCGCCGAGGTGCGCACCGCCGCCGCCGCGCACCTAACGACAACGTTCGGCGGCGGGCACTGGTCCACGCGCACGTCGGAGGCCGCCGTGCGCGATGCGCTGCGCACGCCGCTGGTCCTCGTCGCGCGCATCGCGTCGTTGGTGGTGGGGACCCTTCGCCTGCAGACGCGCAAGCCGCGCACGATCGACATCACCTACTTCACGCCAGTGCGTCGTCCGCTCTACGTCGTCGATGTGGCAGTGCACCCCGACGTGCAACGACAGGGGATCGGGCGACAGCTCATGGCGGCGGCGGCCGACGCCGCCGCCCGGTGGCCGGCGAACGGCATCCGCCTGGATACCTATGACGACCCGGCCGGGGCGGGCGGCTTCTATCGCGCCTGTCGCTACCGCGAGGTCGCCCGCGTGACCTATCGCGATGTCCCGCTGCTGTACTACGAGCTGCTCCTGCCGTCACCGAGGGGAGCGCGGCCCGGCGCCGGCTGA